A stretch of Malus sylvestris chromosome 11, drMalSylv7.2, whole genome shotgun sequence DNA encodes these proteins:
- the LOC126589288 gene encoding double-stranded RNA-binding protein 2-like: MYKNQLQELAQRSCFNLPSYTCIREGPDHAPRFKATVNFNGEIFESPHYCTTLRQAEHSAAEVALNYLSNRGPSHSLAARILDETGVYKNLLQEIAQRVGAPLPQYTTFRSGLGHLPVFTGVVELAGITFTGEPAKNKKQAEKNAAMAAWSSLKQLAKETASSSSEPENNDELEQITIARALLNYRIKEKMTMANPTAPILFPKKFPVQNRRPTSPQPPPAHTSKILPLICQKQAPRSRYQSNATHDNRVTSSQASPLDSRVMRPQRFPAAGAAPYVPIRQLRTPCHGIAPPVTIRTAVPVFSAPPLPPPHAMPCQTMRIPPLRVAPPVTMRQAVPVFSAPPVKKDDPPTTRKEESPVIVKEDPPIIVKEDSPIILKEDPPIIPKDPAAVVAPCVQNKPIGQVEETVRGAADDLEESKTVKILEQLEI; the protein is encoded by the exons ATGTACAAGAACCAGCTGCAAGAGCTGGCCCAAAGGAGCTGCTTCAACTTGCCTTCCTACACGTGCATTCGGGAAGGTCCGGACCACGCGCCCAGGTTCAAGGCCACCGTCAACTTTAACGGCGAGATCTTCGAGAGCCCTCACTACTGCACCACTCTCCGCCAGGCTGAGCACTCCGCCGCCGAGGTCGCCCTCAACTACCTCTCCAATCGCGGCCCATCTCACTCTCTTGCCGCTAGGATTCTG GATGAGACGGGGGTTTACAAGAACCTCTTGCAGGAAATTGCTCAAAGGGTAGGAGCTCCGTTGCCGCAGTACACAACCTTCAGGTCTGGCCTTGGCCACCTACCTGTTTTCACCGGGGTAGTTGAATTGGCTGGAATCACATTTACGGGGGAAcctgccaagaacaaaaaacaagcagagaagaatgcagcaatGGCAGCTTGGTCGTCTTTGAAACAAT TGGCAAAGGAAACTGCAAGCTCTTCGTCTGAGCCAGAGAACAATGATGAGCTGGAACAGATCACTATAGCACGAGCCTTGCTCAATTATCGTATAAAGGAAAAGATGACGATGGCAAATCCAACTGCTCCAATTCTATTTCCGAAGAAGTTTCCAGTTCAGAACCGCAGACCTACAAGTCCACAACCTCCTCCTGCTCACACCTCAAAAATACTGCCCTTAATTTGCCAAAAGCAAGCTCCCCGGAGCAGATACCAATCAAATGCAACACATGATAATCGTGTTACTTCATCACAGGCTTCTCCACTAGACAGTCGTGTGATGCGTCCCCAGAGATTCCCTGCTGCAGGAGCAGCTCCTTATGTACCCATTAGACAATTGAGGACTCCCTGCCATGGAATTGCACCACCAGTGACAATAAGGACAGCAGTGCCGGTGTTCTCGGCACCACCACTTCCGCCACCTCATGCAATGCCCTGCCAAACAATGCGAATTCCACCCCTACGTGTGGCTCCTCCTGTTACAATGAGGCAGGCTGTACCTGTATTTTCTGCTCCACCGGTTAAGAAAGATGATCCACCGACCACTCGGAAAGAAGAATCTCCAGTCATTGTGAAAGAAGATCCTCCAATCATTGTGAAAGAAGATTCCCCAATCATTCTGAAAGAAGATCCTCCAATCATTCCGAAAGATCCTGCCGCTGTTGTTGCTCCCTGTGTGCAGAATAAACCAATAGGTCAAGTAGAGGAAACTGTAAGAGGAGCTGCCGATGATTTGGAGGAATCGAAGACAGTTAAAATCTTGGAACAACTAGAAATTTGA